One region of Bacillota bacterium genomic DNA includes:
- the fabG gene encoding 3-oxoacyl-[acyl-carrier-protein] reductase, with protein sequence MFLEERAALVTGASRGIGRAVALALAKQGARVAVNYSKDKTGAERVVEEIRAGGREAFAVAADVSRPEEARKLVAEVVAAYGRLDILVNNAGIARDNLLLRLSEEDWDTVIDTNLKGVYNCLRAAARPMLKQRFGRVVSVASVSGLMGSPGQANYSAAKAGVIGLTRSVARELASRDITVNAVAPGFIETDLTHDLPAEARATFLNRIALARFGKPEEVAEVVAFLVSPSAAYVTGQTIVVDGGLSL encoded by the coding sequence GTTCCTTGAGGAACGCGCAGCCCTTGTCACAGGGGCTTCTCGGGGCATCGGGCGCGCCGTCGCCCTGGCTCTGGCCAAACAGGGAGCCCGGGTGGCGGTCAACTACTCGAAGGACAAGACCGGGGCCGAGCGAGTGGTCGAGGAGATCAGGGCCGGTGGCCGGGAGGCCTTCGCCGTCGCGGCCGACGTCAGCCGTCCCGAAGAGGCCCGGAAGCTGGTGGCGGAGGTCGTCGCGGCCTACGGGCGCCTGGACATCCTGGTGAATAACGCCGGGATTGCGAGGGACAATCTACTGCTGCGCCTTTCCGAGGAAGACTGGGACACCGTCATCGACACGAACCTGAAGGGCGTTTATAATTGTCTCCGGGCGGCCGCCAGACCCATGTTGAAGCAGCGGTTCGGTCGGGTCGTCAGCGTTGCCTCGGTTTCCGGCTTGATGGGCAGCCCCGGACAGGCCAACTACAGCGCGGCCAAGGCCGGGGTGATTGGATTGACCCGGTCGGTCGCTCGCGAATTGGCCTCCCGGGACATCACCGTCAACGCCGTGGCTCCCGGGTTCATCGAGACCGACCTGACCCATGATCTGCCAGCCGAGGCCAGGGCCACCTTCTTGAACCGCATCGCCCTAGCCCGATTCGGAAAACCGGAGGAAGTGGCGGAGGTGGTTGCCTTTCTGGTGTCCCCTTCCGCGGCCTATGTCACCGGACAGACCATCGTGGTAGACGGTGGCCTGTCCCTCTAA
- the acpP gene encoding acyl carrier protein — translation MFEKVKAIIVDQLGANADEVSLDASFIDDLGADSLDLVELIMALEEEFDLEVPDEDAEKLVTVGDAVDYIKQNAAS, via the coding sequence ATCTTCGAAAAGGTCAAGGCCATCATCGTCGATCAGCTGGGGGCCAATGCCGACGAGGTCTCCCTTGATGCCTCATTCATCGATGATCTTGGCGCCGATTCGCTCGACTTGGTGGAGCTGATCATGGCCCTCGAAGAGGAGTTCGACCTCGAAGTGCCGGACGAGGACGCGGAGAAACTCGTCACGGTCGGCGACGCGGTGGACTACATCAAGCAGAACGCGGCCTCCTGA